The Pseudodesulfovibrio hydrargyri genome segment AAGCGGGCCGTGGCCGTGGTCAACGGCACCTGCGGCCTGACCGCCGCGCTGGAACTGGTCGGCGTGGGCCACGGCGACCGGGTCCTGACCCAGGGACTGACCTTTGTGGCCACGGCCAACGCCATCTCCAATACCGGCGCCATCCCCGTTTTCATAGACTCCGACCCCGACACCCTGGGCATGAGCCCCAAGGCGCTCGAGGTCTGGCTGGACGCTCATCCCGAAGAAATACCGCATATCAAGGCGTGCGTGCCGGTCCACATCCTGGGCCACGCCTGCCGCATCCGCGAAATCTGCAACGTCTGCAAGCGGCACGGTATCCCCGTGGTGGAGGACGCGGCCGAAGGGCTGGGCTCTTTTCTGGACGGACGGCACCTGGGCACCTTCGGCAAGCTCGGCGTGCTCAGCTACAACGGCAACAAGACCATCACCACAGGCGGCGGAGGCATGATCCTGGCGGGCGACGAAGAGCTGGGCGGGCACGTCAAGCACATGACCGCCACGGCCAAGGTGCCGCACCGCTGGGAGTTCCGCCACGACGCCGTGGCCTGGAACTACCGCATGCCCAACATCAACGCGGCCCTGGGCTGCGCACAGATGGAAAAGCTCGACGAGATTCTGGCCGACAAGCGGGCCGTGGCCGCGGCCTACCGCGACTTCTTCGCGAGCGTGGACGGCATCGACTACGTGGACGCCCCGCAGGGCTGCCTGTCCAACTACTGGCTGAACACCGTGCTCTTCGAGGACCGCAAGCAACGCGACGAATTCCTGGCCAGGTCCAACGACGCGGGCGTCATGACCCGTCCCCTGTGGGCGCTCATGGCCGACCTGCCCATGTACGCGAACCACGAAAACGACGGCCTAAAAAACGCCCGAGACCTTGCCGAGCGGGCCGTAAACCTGCCCAGCGGGCCAAGGCTCAAACCGTGAGCATGCAGCGCGAACCGATCCTTTTCACCGCCAAGGCAGGCGTGATCCACAACCGCGACATGGAGTTGTCCAGGCAACACGTCGACCTGACCGCAGAAGCCGTGGGCCGGCCCTTGCGCCACGCCCTGTCGCCCTGGAGGGCGGACATTGCCAAGCAGGCCCGTAACCCGTATGAGAGATACGGCATCAGCCAGCGCATGCCGGACATCCTGGAACAGGACGCGCCCAAAGTGCCAAGCCCTTCTTCGACATCGACCACCGCCTGTCCAAGGACTAGAGAGTACCTATGAATACATGGAAAGACGCCGTCATCCCGCTCACGGCCACCATCCGTGACGCGGCGGAGACCCTGAACCGCATCAACCTGCAGATCGCCCTGCTGACCGATCAGGACGGCAAACTCAAGGGAGTCATCACCGACGGCGACATCCGGCGAGGCCTGCTGGTCGGCAAGACCCTGGAATCCCCGGCCGTGGAAATCATGGAGACCAAGTTCTTCTCGGCCAGTCCGGACGAGGACCAGGCCTCCCTGCTGGCCACCATGCGCAAACGTGAGATCCGCCAGGTACCGCTGCTGGACGAGGACGGCCGGGTGGCCGGTCTGCGCACCCTGCTCGACGTCATCACCCCGGAGCACCGCGACAACTGGGTGGTGCTCATGGCCGGCGGCCTGGGCCAGCGGCTGCGGCCCCTGACCGAGGATTGCCCAAAACCGCTGCTGAACGTGGGCAACAAGCCCCTGCTCAAGACCATCCTGGACCAGTTCGCGGAATACGGCTTCGGCAAATTCTACATCTCGGTCAACTACCGCGCGGACATGGTCGAGGAGTACTTCGGCGACGGCTCGAAGCACGGGGTGGAGATCCGCTACCTGCGCGAGGACAAGCAGCTCGGCACTGCCGGAGCCGTGGGCCTCATCCCGGATAAGCCGGACGCGCCCGTGTTCGTCATGAACGGCGACCTGCTGACCAAGGTGGACTTCCCGGGCATGCTCGCCTTCCACCGCGAGCAGGAGGCCAAGGCGACCATGGCCGTGCGCCGCTTCGACATTCAGGTGCCTTACGGCGTGGTCAAGGTAAAGGACCACCGCATCACCAAGCTCGAAGAGAAGCCGACCCACAAATTTTTCGTCAACGCGGGCATCTACGTGCTCGAACCGGACGTGGCCGCTTCCATTCCGAAAAACGAGTACCTGGACATGCCCACCCTGTTCGGCAGGCTCATGGACCGGGGGGAGACCACGGCAGCCTTCCCCATCCACGAGTACTGGATGGACATCGGCCGCAAACAGGATTTCGACCAGGCCAACTGCGACTACGACATGCATTTCCGGATGCGCGAAGAAGGCTGTTGAATCATGCACGCCCTGATCATCGGCTACGGCTCCATCGGCGCGCGCCACGCGCGCCTGCTTGCCTCCATGGGCCACGAGGTGGCCTGTGTCACCCGCAACAGGGAATGCCCCTTCCCGGCCTTCCCGAACATCCGGGCGGCCCTTGAGGAGACCACGCCATGGCTGGCCGTGATATCCACGGCCACGGCGGAACACGCCGCAGGCCTCAAGGCGCTGCTCAAGGCCGGATTCACGGGGCGCATCCTGGTGGAGAAACCCCTCTTCGAGAAGGTCCGCGAGATTGCCCCCGCGCCCAACGACAACGTATTCGTGGCCTACAACCTGCGCTTCCACCCCATGGTTGCCCGCACCCGCGAACTGCTGGCCGGACACAATATCCTGAACGCGCGCTTTGCCGTGGGCCAGTATCTGCCCGACTGGCGGCCTGGCCAGGACTACACCAAGAGCTACTCGGCCAGCCGGGCCAAAGGCGGGGGCGTGTTGCGCGACCTGTCCCACGAGTTGGATCTGGCCCGGTTCCTCCTGGGCGACTGGAAACGTGCCACGGCCATGGGAGGCCACTACAGCGACCTGGCCATCGACTCGGACGACCAGTTCGCCGTGCTCATGGAGACCGAGCGCTGTCCCGTGGTCGGCGTGCACATGGACTATCTCAGCCGGTCCACCCATCGCGGCTACGACATCACCTGCGCGGACATGACCCTGCGGGCCGATTTCATGGCGGGCATGCTCACCGTGAACGGCACGATGGAGGAGTTCCCCGTGGAACGGGACGCCACCTACCGCCGCCAGCTGGAGGCCATGGCCATGGGCGATCCCACGCCATGCACCTACGCGCAGGGCCTGGCCCTGGTCGGGTTGATCGAAACCCTGGAACAATGCGCCGAACAACAAATATGGGAGTCCGCGTCATGAAGCGCTACGGATTCATTTTCGCCCGGGGCGGATCCAAGGGCGTGCCCGGCAAGAACATCCGCCCGCTGGGCGGCGTGCCGCTTATCGCCCACGCCATCCGCGCTGGCCGGGACAGCGGCCTGCTCGACCGGATCATCGTATCCACGGACGACCCGAAGATCGCGGCCGTGGCCGAAGAATACGGGGCAGAGGTACCGTTCATGCGCCCGGCCGAACTGGCCCTCGACGACGCGCCCGAGTGGTTGGCCTGGCGGCATGCTGTGGAGGCCGTGGACGACTTCGACCTGTTCGTCTCCCTGCCGTGCACCGCTCCCCTGCGCATCGCCAGGGACGTGCGCGACTGCATTGAACTGTTCGAACGGGGCGGCTGCGACATGGTGGTCACGGCCCGGCCCGCCGAGCGACACCCGGCCTTCAACATGGTCACCATGAGCGGAGACGGATACGCGGCCATCGCCATGCCGCCGAGCGAGCGCATCAACCGCCGCCAGGACGCCCCTCCCATCTATGACCTGACCACGGTCTGTTACGTGACCACGCCGGATTTCATCAGGAGACACGAGGGTGTGTTCCAAGGGAGGGTCAAGGCGGCGATTATTCCGCCGGAACGCGCTCTGGACATCGATACCGAACTGGACTTCGCCTTTGCGCAATTCCTGATGGAGCGAAACCAACAAAAGGCATCAAAAGACTGATTGTCCTGGCGAACGAAAAGGCCATGATCGCGCCCCCGGCAATGAGGCCGCGTAGTATGCCGAAAGGCAAGCTGACGCATGTACGCAAGCCGGGACACAAGGTCGCTACGCACTGAACAAGCTTTCCGGATTGCGAGGAGGGGGGACGGAGAATTCGGGAATACGCGCCACGCCACCCGACCTGTCAGAGACTGCGGTAAGGCAGCTCTGCCTGAATACTTCCCTGATCACGCCGCTCGATAGAAACGGCCGGGCGCTATTTGCCCTTTTTGTCGTCCTGCCGGTTCTTGAAGGTGATGGAAGCGAGGCAGCCGGCCAGACCGCCGAGGGCCACGGCCTTGCCCGGGGCCATCAGGTCGGTGAAGCTGAAGAGATAGCCGATGGCACAGCCTGCGATGATGCCCTTGGCCAGGACATCGATCCACTGCATGAAATCCTTTCCGTCATCATCCATGAAGGCTCTCCGTGACAGGTCTGATATGAGCGGTTGCAGCGCCCGGACAATACCATTATCATCCGCTGGCGAACGCAGGCATATGACCATAAAACGCGGTGAAGGACAAGGAATACCGGGCTGTTCGCCCTTCCGGCCCGACTCGCTTTTTTTTAGGTTTTTTGCTTGACACTGATTCTCAACATCACTATCAAGTGAATGTCCGGCAACGCTGCCGGGTCAAAAATTGGGGGAAATCACATGCTCGACACTTTCATTGTCGTGGCCATCATCGCCATAGCGGCCTTTTTCGTGGGCCGCAGGATTCTGAGATCCTTCACGGCCAAGCAACCCGGCTGCGGATGTGGCGGCTGCGGACAGTCCGGGTCGTGCTCCGGCATCAAGGACGGCCCGGACAAGCACGACTGCTGCGGCTCAAAGTAATTTTTTTTGACCAACCGTTGAGAACAATTCTCAACAAACTCTTTTCGAGGATCACCAACATGGCTCAAGACATGTGTTTACGCAAAGCCAAGGTCAACCAGAAACTGAAAATCAGAACGGTCAGTGCGGACGGCGAGCTCGGCCGCCGCATCCGCGACATGGGGCTGATCCCCGGCACCGAGGTCACGGTCATCGGCAAGGCCCCGCTGCGCGACCCCGTGGCCCTCAGGCTGCGCGACTTCACCCTGACCTTGCGCAACAGCGAGGCCGACCACATCACCGTCACCCCCCTGGAGGACTAAACACATGGGTACTTACACCATCGGCATCGCAGGCAACCCGAACTGCGGCAAAACCACCATGTTCAACGCCCTGACCGGTGCGCGCCAGCATGTGGCCAACTGGCCCGGTGTGACCGTCGAAAAGAAGATGGGACACATCAACACAGGTTCCGACGCCGTCGAGCTCGTGGACCTGCCCGGAACCTATTCCCTGACCGCCTATACCCAGGAGGAACTGGTCGCCCGGAACTTCCTGGTGGACGACCGGCCCCAGGCGGTCATCGACATCATGAACGCCGACGCCCTGGAGCGGAACCTCTACCTGGCCGTGCAGATCATGGAGCTCGGCGTGCCGCTCATCCTCGGCCTGAACATGATGGACGAGGTGCGCAAATCCGGCAAACGGATCGACAGCGCGCGCCTGGAGGAGCTGTCCGGCTGCGCCGTGGTCGAGACCGTGGCCCGCTCCGGCAAGGGGGCCCAGGAGCTGCTGCGCTCAACCATGGAAGTGGCCCAAGCGCAGACCGGCGAATGGAAGCCCCTGAACATCTCCTACGGCCCGGACCTGGACCCGGTCCTGTGCGAGATGGAGAAGATGATCACCGATGCCGGTTTCCTGACCGACAAGGCGCCCGCCCGCTGGACCGGCATCAAGTACCTGGAACGCGACGAGGACGTCATCGTCAAGGGACGCATGGCCAACACCATGCTCTCGGAAAAACTCGAAGCCATGGCCCGCGAGGTGGCCGAGCACACCCAGAAGACCCTGAACATGCGGCCCGACGCGCTCATCGCCGACTACCGCTACGGGTTCATCGCCTCCATGATCAAGGATGTGGTCACCTACCCGGCCTCCAGCGAGGACCGCATCAGCCGCTCCGACAAGATGGACAAGGTCCTGACCCACAAGGTTCTGGGCCCGCTGATCATGCTCGGCATCGTCTACCTCATCTACGAAATCACCTTTGCCGTGGGCGAAATCCCCATGGGCTGGCTGGAAGCCCTTTTCGGCTTCCTCGGCGACACGGCCACCAACATCCTTCCCGAAGGCCACCTGCAGTCGCTCATCGTCTCCGGCATCATCGACGGCGTGGGCGGCGTGCTCGGCTTCGTGCCCCTGATCATGTTCATGTTCCTGATGATCTCCGCTTTGGAGGACTCCGGCTACATAGCCCGCATGGCCTACATGCTCGACCGCGTCTTCAAGGTCTTCGGCCTGCACGGCACCTCGGTGCTGCCGTTCATCGTGTCCGGCGGCATCGCGGGCGGCTGCGCCGTGCCCGGCGTCATGGCCACCCGCACCCTGCGCTCGCCCAAGGAGAAGCTGGCCACCCTGTTCGTGGCCCCGTACATGACCTGCGGCGCCAAGGTGCCCGTCTTTCTCATGCTGGCCGCCGCCTTCTTCCCCGAGGACTCGGCCACGATCATGCTGGTCATCACCCTGTCCGCCTGGGCCATGGCCCTGCTCGTGGCCCGGCTGCTGCGTTCCACGGTCATCAAGGGCGCGTCCACCCCATTCGTCATGGAGCTGCCCCCGTACCGCATGCCCACCCTGCAGGGCGTGCTCATCCACACCTGGGAGCGCACCTGGGAGTACGCCAAGAAGGCCGGTACCGTGATCCTGGGCATCTCCATCCTGCTCTGGGCCATGATGACCTTCCCCGAACTGCCCGCCGACCGCGTGGCCCAGTTCGAGGCCCAGCGCGCCGCGGCGCAGAGCGAGGAGCAGATCACCACAATCGACAACGCCGAGGCCGAAGAAGCCATTCGCCACACCATCGCGGGCCGCATCGGCACCGCCCTGGAACCCGTGTCCGAGCTGGCCGGCTTCAACTGGCGGGTGAACATCGCCCTGACCGGCGGATTCGCGGCCAAGGAAGTGATCGTCTCCACCCTGGGCACGGCCTATTCCCTGGGCGAGGTTGACGCCGAAGAGGCGCAGCCCCTGTCCGAACGGTTGGTGGCCGACCCGGCCTTTTCCACGGCCACGGCCATTGCCCTGATCATCTTCACCATGCTCTACGCGCCCTGCTTCGTCACCGTGGTGACCATGGCCCGCGAGTCGAGCTGGCGCTGGGCCGCCTTCAGCGTGGTCGGCTCCACCGGCCTGGCCTTCGTCATGGCCGTCCTCGCCTACAACGTGTCCAAGGCCTTCCTCTAGCCCCACAGAGAGGTCACACCCCAAAAGGGAGCCCGATCGGGCTCCCTTTTCTTTTGTCCCGTTATCCCCTATGGTTCGACCGCGACGTTCCGGCCAGTATTTTCCCTTTCTCTTGCCCCCGAGTCGAGCCGAATACGGGTAAACAGCCAGGACGATCGAATTCCGATACATACAACCGGTTGACACCAATTTTCCACCAGCGGCATGAACATACTTTTCGTCAATTCCACCCGAGGTTGGGGCGGGGTCAAAACATGGTCCATCGACATGGCGCGAGCCCTGGCCGGACTCGGTCATGAGACCGCTCTCGTGGGCCGGCCCGGACCGTTCGTGGACAAGGCCCGCAAGCTCGGCATAAGGGCCGAGGCACACGACTTCGGTTTGGATTTCAACCCGGCCTCCATCGCCTTCTTTCTCAAGCTCTACCGAAAGCTCGAGACCGACGTGGTCATCTGCAACATCTCCAAGGGATTGCGCACGGCGGGCGCGGCCGCCCGTTTGGCCGGAATTCCGGTCGTCCACCGGCTGGGCTCGCCCGGAGATGTGTCCAACAGGCTGAAAACCCGCCTGACCCAACGGCTGCTCCGGCCGGGACTGATCGCCTGCAGCGAATACGTCCGCCAGAAATTGCTGGTTTCCGTCCCCATGTACCAAGACTATCCTTTTGAGGCCATTTTCCCGGGCACGGCGATCAATTCCGTTCCGCCGGATTCGGTCAACGCGCCGAGAGTGATCGTCGCCACCAGCCAACTCAACCCGGACAAGAAGCACATCCATCTCCTGGAGGCGCTGGCCGCACTGATGCGGGACGGATACGACTTCCGCTGCATCATAGCCGGGACGGGCCGGGACGAGGCCATGCTGAAACGGGCCTGCGGGGACATGGGCCTGGACGGGCGCGTCGAATGGACCGGCTTCGTCACCGAAGTGGCCGTCCAACTCCGCCGGGCCGACATCTTTGTCCTGCCCACGGGGTGCGAGCCGCTGGGCATCGCCCTGGAAGAGGCCATGGCCAACGGCCTCGTGCCGGTATCGCGCAACATCGGCGGCCCCACCGAAATCTGGCATCCGGGACACACCGACCTGCTTGTCGATCCCAAAGGCGGCGGACCGGAATTCCGCGACGTCCTGGCCCGGCTGCTGGACATGCCCGACAACGATCTGCTGGCCCTGAAACGGGAGTTCCACGCCCACGCGGGCAGGACCTTTTCCCTAGACGGCCAGGCGAAACGACTTGCCGCCTGGCTCGGACGGTTCATCGCGGACCGCGGCGGACGAAGAAAGGCATGACCCGCATCCTCAACGAGTTGGGCCGCATGCTGCGCGAGGCGGCTCTGGCCTCCTACGAACTGTTCAAGGTCATGATTCCGGTGCTCATCCTGGTCAAGGTCCTCCAGGAGTTCGGCCTGATCAAATATCTGGCCTGGCCGCTGGAGCCCGTCATGGGCGTGCTCGGCCTGCCCGCCGAGATGGGGCTGGTCTGGGCCACCACCCTGATCAACAACATCTACACCGGCATGATCGTCCTGGCCTCGTTTACCGGGGACGCGCCCCTGACAGGAGCCCAGGCCACGGTCCTCGGCGTGCTCATGCTCGTGGCCCACGGCCTGCCCATCGAGACCGCCATCGCCGACCGCTCCGGGGCCCGCTTCCTCTTCCAGTGCTGCGTGCGCATGGCCGGGGCCTTTGTCCTGGCCTGGCTGCTCCACCTGATCTACTCGGCCACCGGCACCCTGAGCGGTCCCGCGCCCATGCTCTTCCAGACCGACGCATCCGCCGGGACCGGCTCCATCGCGGCCTGGGCCCTGGGCCAGGTCCGCAACCTGGCGTCCATCTTCTGCATCATCTTCACCCTGATCGCCATCATGCGCGTGCTCGGCGCCATCGGGGCCATCGCATTGATGAACCGCTGCCTGCGGCCCGTGCTCGACCTCATCGGCATCGGGCCCAAGGCCTCGGCCATCACCGTCATCGGCCTGACCATGGGGCTGTCATACGGCGGCGGGCTGATCATCAATGAGGCCCGCAACGGCAAACTGAGCAGGGAGGATGTCTTCTATTCCCTGACCTTCATGGGCTTGTGCCATTCGCTCATCGAGGATACCCTGCTGATCGTGCTCATCGGCGGGCACCTGAGCGGCGTGCTCTGGGGACGGCTGATCTTCGCCATGCTGGCCATGGCCGCCATCGTCCGGATCGTCCGCCGCATGCCCGAACGGGCCCGCACCGCCTGCCTGTGGGCCGAGAAATAACCACTTAAAGGAGAACGACATGTCCGATATCCAACTCATCCATACCGAGAAGGCCCCGGCCGCCGTGGGCCCCTATTCCCAGGCCACGGCCGTGAACGGCACCCTGTACGTGTCCGGTCAGCTCGGCATCGTCCCGTCCGAAGGCAAGCTGGCCGAGGGCTTCAAGGCCCAGACCCGTCAGGCCCTGGAAAACGTCAAGGCCATCCTCGAACAGGCCGGGTCATCCCTGGACAAGGTCTTGGCCGTGGACGTGTTCCTCATGGACATGGGCCGTTTCGCCGACCTGAACGCGATCTACGCCGAATATTTCTCCGACCACAAGCCCGCGCGCGCCGCCGTGCAGGTTGCCGCACTCCCTCTGGGCGGACTGGTCGAGTTCAAGTGCGTGGCCGTCATCGACTAATCGTCCAAAACGCGTAACAAAACTCTACTTGACAGTTTCGGCGCAAAACAAGTACTTCCATTCCATGCACAACAACACCGCCCGTTTCTTTTTCTTTTTTAGCTTTATCAGGAACGCCTGCGGTCTTGGTGTGCGCTAGTCATAAGAAGTAAAAACACAACCAAGAGGCCGCGGGCAAAGTCCGCGGCCTCTTTCTTTTTGGCCGCGCCGCAGCCGCCAGCAACAAGGAGCACCGTCATGCATCTCGGGAAAGCCATTCGGATGGAACGCATCATGAACCGCAACAACGGCCGGACCATCGTGGTCCCCCTGGACCACGGCGTGACCGTGGGCCCCATCTACGGCATCGTGGACCTGCGCGAGACCGTCGACCAGGTGGCCGAGGGCGGGGCCAACGCCGTGCTCATGCACAAGGGCATCCCCCGCTGTTCCCACCGCGCGGGCGGCAAGGACATCGGCCTGATCATCCACCTGTCCGCGTCCACCTCCCTGTCCCCGTACCCCAACGCCAAGACCATGGTCGGCTCGGTCACCGACGCCATCAAGCTCGGCGCTGACGCCGTGTCCATCCACGTCAATCTCGGTGACGAGACCGAACCGCAGATGCTCTCCGACCTCGGCGCGCTCTGCTCCGAGGCCAATGAATGGGGCATGCCCGTGCTGGCCATGATGTACGCCCGCGGCCCCAAGATCAAAGACGAATACGACCCGCAGATCGTGGCTCACTGCGCCCGCGTGGGCGTGGAGCTCGGCGCGGACATCGTCAAGGTCAACTACACCGGCGACACCGAGTCCTTCTCGCGCGTGGTCGAGGGCTGCTGCGTGCCCGTGGTCATCGCGGGCGGCCCCAGGCTCGAAAGCGAACGCGACCTCGTCCAGATGGTCCACGACTCCATCCAGGCGGGCGGAAGCGGCCTGTCCGTGGGCCGGAACATCTTCCAGCATCCCAATCCGGCCAAGATCGTGGCCGCCCTCAACAAAGTCGTCCACGAAGACTGGACCGTCGACGCCGCCATGGAGCTGTTGTAACGCCTCCGGCGGCCGGGGGAAGGGGGAAGGAAAACCCTTTGAAAAGGGTTGTCCCTCCCCCCTTCCCCCGGACCCCCATCCCCCTTCCTTTCCCAAATTTTTTGTAGCACTTCGCGGGTGCGGCGCGTGGCGGGGGATCTTGCCGCTTTACCTTGCGCTGTTCGGGTGAGAGAATGGCCGCAGGGAAGCATGGCCCATGCGCGAACGCATGAACCTGCAAAATCACATAAAAAGTTTGGGAGATTCTTAAAACGTCTTTTAAGCCGTCGGAGACGCCCCGCTGGTCGGGCGCTTCAATGCCGCTAGCTGTCGAACTCGACCCGGACGGTGTCGAGGTAATGGGCCAGGGTGTCCATATGCCTTTCCAGGGCGTCGGGGTCGCGCTCCTGGGCGGCCAGCTCGATCTCGTGGCCGATCCTGCCCATGCCCTTGAATCCGTAGCCGCTGCCCGTGCCCCGAGCCGTGTGCCCCAGGCGGACCAGGGTCTCGAAATCCCCCGCTCGCAGGGCATTGCGCATCTGTTCAAGATCCTGTCGGGAGACGTCGAAAAACCGGTCCAGCAATTCTTCCAGATCGGACGGTATCCGCTCGACCTCCGGGTACTCGGGCATGGGTATATCCTTGGTGCAGACAGGTGCACTTGGTTGAATATGTGAAAATCGGAACGTATGATCCAGGCGGACATTAAGGATAGTGATCCCGCTGTCAAATAAAATATTCATCACAACGATATGACACGAATTATCATTCTCCTGCTGCTGGCCTGCATGGTCGGGTCCTGTTCCCGGTACGACGCGGTACGCATCGCCCGGGCGGCGGCCACGGGCAACCCGGCGGCAGCGGCCGAGGCCCTGGCCCGGGACAAGGCCATCGGCTACGCCAGCAACCCCGCCGCCATCGGCAACGACCTGAAGAATTTCAAAAAACTTTTGGAGAACTTCGTCAAGGCCGTGACCGGGGTTTGGGGCGAGGACGACGTGCGGGTGCCCGCGCCCAAGCAGTACGTCAAGTACACCGACAACTACCTCTCGCGGGCCAGCGTGGACTTCGACACCGGGGTGATCGTGGTCGAGACCGTGGCCGAAGACAAGCCGCTCGAAAGCCTGCGCAACGCCATCGTGACCACCCTGCTCACCCCGGGCGACCCGCGCGCCGTGGACCTCTATTCGGCACAGACCGTCAAACTCGGGGACACCCCGTTCCTGCTCGGCGAAGTCAAGGACG includes the following:
- the feoB gene encoding ferrous iron transport protein B produces the protein MGTYTIGIAGNPNCGKTTMFNALTGARQHVANWPGVTVEKKMGHINTGSDAVELVDLPGTYSLTAYTQEELVARNFLVDDRPQAVIDIMNADALERNLYLAVQIMELGVPLILGLNMMDEVRKSGKRIDSARLEELSGCAVVETVARSGKGAQELLRSTMEVAQAQTGEWKPLNISYGPDLDPVLCEMEKMITDAGFLTDKAPARWTGIKYLERDEDVIVKGRMANTMLSEKLEAMAREVAEHTQKTLNMRPDALIADYRYGFIASMIKDVVTYPASSEDRISRSDKMDKVLTHKVLGPLIMLGIVYLIYEITFAVGEIPMGWLEALFGFLGDTATNILPEGHLQSLIVSGIIDGVGGVLGFVPLIMFMFLMISALEDSGYIARMAYMLDRVFKVFGLHGTSVLPFIVSGGIAGGCAVPGVMATRTLRSPKEKLATLFVAPYMTCGAKVPVFLMLAAAFFPEDSATIMLVITLSAWAMALLVARLLRSTVIKGASTPFVMELPPYRMPTLQGVLIHTWERTWEYAKKAGTVILGISILLWAMMTFPELPADRVAQFEAQRAAAQSEEQITTIDNAEAEEAIRHTIAGRIGTALEPVSELAGFNWRVNIALTGGFAAKEVIVSTLGTAYSLGEVDAEEAQPLSERLVADPAFSTATAIALIIFTMLYAPCFVTVVTMARESSWRWAAFSVVGSTGLAFVMAVLAYNVSKAFL
- a CDS encoding Hpt domain-containing protein, which encodes MPEYPEVERIPSDLEELLDRFFDVSRQDLEQMRNALRAGDFETLVRLGHTARGTGSGYGFKGMGRIGHEIELAAQERDPDALERHMDTLAHYLDTVRVEFDS
- a CDS encoding 2-amino-3,7-dideoxy-D-threo-hept-6-ulosonate synthase encodes the protein MHLGKAIRMERIMNRNNGRTIVVPLDHGVTVGPIYGIVDLRETVDQVAEGGANAVLMHKGIPRCSHRAGGKDIGLIIHLSASTSLSPYPNAKTMVGSVTDAIKLGADAVSIHVNLGDETEPQMLSDLGALCSEANEWGMPVLAMMYARGPKIKDEYDPQIVAHCARVGVELGADIVKVNYTGDTESFSRVVEGCCVPVVIAGGPRLESERDLVQMVHDSIQAGGSGLSVGRNIFQHPNPAKIVAALNKVVHEDWTVDAAMELL
- a CDS encoding acylneuraminate cytidylyltransferase family protein encodes the protein MKRYGFIFARGGSKGVPGKNIRPLGGVPLIAHAIRAGRDSGLLDRIIVSTDDPKIAAVAEEYGAEVPFMRPAELALDDAPEWLAWRHAVEAVDDFDLFVSLPCTAPLRIARDVRDCIELFERGGCDMVVTARPAERHPAFNMVTMSGDGYAAIAMPPSERINRRQDAPPIYDLTTVCYVTTPDFIRRHEGVFQGRVKAAIIPPERALDIDTELDFAFAQFLMERNQQKASKD
- a CDS encoding FeoA family protein, with amino-acid sequence MAQDMCLRKAKVNQKLKIRTVSADGELGRRIRDMGLIPGTEVTVIGKAPLRDPVALRLRDFTLTLRNSEADHITVTPLED
- a CDS encoding nucleotidyltransferase family protein, translated to MNTWKDAVIPLTATIRDAAETLNRINLQIALLTDQDGKLKGVITDGDIRRGLLVGKTLESPAVEIMETKFFSASPDEDQASLLATMRKREIRQVPLLDEDGRVAGLRTLLDVITPEHRDNWVVLMAGGLGQRLRPLTEDCPKPLLNVGNKPLLKTILDQFAEYGFGKFYISVNYRADMVEEYFGDGSKHGVEIRYLREDKQLGTAGAVGLIPDKPDAPVFVMNGDLLTKVDFPGMLAFHREQEAKATMAVRRFDIQVPYGVVKVKDHRITKLEEKPTHKFFVNAGIYVLEPDVAASIPKNEYLDMPTLFGRLMDRGETTAAFPIHEYWMDIGRKQDFDQANCDYDMHFRMREEGC
- a CDS encoding FeoB-associated Cys-rich membrane protein, whose product is MLDTFIVVAIIAIAAFFVGRRILRSFTAKQPGCGCGGCGQSGSCSGIKDGPDKHDCCGSK
- a CDS encoding Rid family detoxifying hydrolase, which translates into the protein MSDIQLIHTEKAPAAVGPYSQATAVNGTLYVSGQLGIVPSEGKLAEGFKAQTRQALENVKAILEQAGSSLDKVLAVDVFLMDMGRFADLNAIYAEYFSDHKPARAAVQVAALPLGGLVEFKCVAVID
- a CDS encoding LegC family aminotransferase; translation: MDDIIQFIRQLYGEPEAFIPLHAPVFTGREKEYLSHCIDTTFVSSVGEYVTRFEEMTRDFTGAKRAVAVVNGTCGLTAALELVGVGHGDRVLTQGLTFVATANAISNTGAIPVFIDSDPDTLGMSPKALEVWLDAHPEEIPHIKACVPVHILGHACRIREICNVCKRHGIPVVEDAAEGLGSFLDGRHLGTFGKLGVLSYNGNKTITTGGGGMILAGDEELGGHVKHMTATAKVPHRWEFRHDAVAWNYRMPNINAALGCAQMEKLDEILADKRAVAAAYRDFFASVDGIDYVDAPQGCLSNYWLNTVLFEDRKQRDEFLARSNDAGVMTRPLWALMADLPMYANHENDGLKNARDLAERAVNLPSGPRLKP
- a CDS encoding Gfo/Idh/MocA family protein encodes the protein MHALIIGYGSIGARHARLLASMGHEVACVTRNRECPFPAFPNIRAALEETTPWLAVISTATAEHAAGLKALLKAGFTGRILVEKPLFEKVREIAPAPNDNVFVAYNLRFHPMVARTRELLAGHNILNARFAVGQYLPDWRPGQDYTKSYSASRAKGGGVLRDLSHELDLARFLLGDWKRATAMGGHYSDLAIDSDDQFAVLMETERCPVVGVHMDYLSRSTHRGYDITCADMTLRADFMAGMLTVNGTMEEFPVERDATYRRQLEAMAMGDPTPCTYAQGLALVGLIETLEQCAEQQIWESAS
- a CDS encoding glycosyltransferase produces the protein MNILFVNSTRGWGGVKTWSIDMARALAGLGHETALVGRPGPFVDKARKLGIRAEAHDFGLDFNPASIAFFLKLYRKLETDVVICNISKGLRTAGAAARLAGIPVVHRLGSPGDVSNRLKTRLTQRLLRPGLIACSEYVRQKLLVSVPMYQDYPFEAIFPGTAINSVPPDSVNAPRVIVATSQLNPDKKHIHLLEALAALMRDGYDFRCIIAGTGRDEAMLKRACGDMGLDGRVEWTGFVTEVAVQLRRADIFVLPTGCEPLGIALEEAMANGLVPVSRNIGGPTEIWHPGHTDLLVDPKGGGPEFRDVLARLLDMPDNDLLALKREFHAHAGRTFSLDGQAKRLAAWLGRFIADRGGRRKA